The genomic segment aatttatcatatgaagacCGGTATTTTAATATTGGGGTCTAGCTTGATACCTATGCATAAAATTCCTTTTTCTAGTATACACATAAATTAAAAGACGGGAATGTCGGATTTCTCTCTTCATTTGTGTCGTGCAATGTACGAAGTTGCCTCCACTAATtttagagttatgcccctttgcAAAGTATATTCGGTTGAGATTTACAAAAGCTAACGAGACATGCAAACCCCCCACTCCCAATTTTAACACCCTTTCTGCTTTGGAGTTACATCCATCCATCTATCCATCcattcatatatacatacatatcctCTCTTCTTTTATTTGTCTAAGCCatattatttgataataataGTTTACGCGTCTTTCAATAAAGCGCTTGTATTGTTTTGTGACAATTTCCAAGATTTATCACCACCACTACTCGACCTGGACTTTGTAATGTCTTCATTATAAAATGTCCTGTTCGGATATGTGCACGCACTGTCCTTATCATTATCGGAGTATCAAACTGCTTTCTTTTGAAAGTTATGGTCCAACATTTCTCACAGGATTGCAGAATACGCGTTATTCAATTTGTCCGCAATCCTGAAAGAATAATAGGATCTTAACAAAGAACAcattttaatgcttatatttttgttttagatataCTTATTTTTATCCAAACTGTAACAGTGttatcacataaaaaaaaaaaagaaccccccccccccccccaaaaaaaaaaccccaacaacagttcatgaaaataaacacgtatttatcaatttaatttcaacagTTTGATTAATATATTCCATTGTGAGGATATTCaccttttatataatataactccATAAATTGTTGCCAGTTAGTTTGATCAATCTTCATTTTTACTTCAGTAACACAAAATTTCGTGAGGTCAAATATTTACTTAATATAGGGAGGTCAGACAAAATGACGTTATTTAGTGACGACGTCACGAGCATTGTCTTCTCATCACTCCACCGATGGGAATTATGAGATTATCATATGATAACTATCTTTTTTGTTTGGTAAGGTTACATCGTGACATTACGGAGAAAATGGaaatatactggtatataaaggAACTGTAATGGAGCAGAGACTCGTAACAGAAAAGCGATAATAAAGTTATACCGACAGTGATAAACATTCTACCTACCATCAAGGGAAGCCAGCACACAGCAAATACCAAGGTCACCGACACCAGGAATATCATCTGTGCTACGTTACTCCTCAGACACCGTGTGGGATTCTGATCTTGGTGACTACATGACACCTTGATCACACAGCTGTACCTTCTCTTTTGCTGTTTGAGTTTAACAGAAACTAACACGTTCATTACTGCCGTGAACGTAATGATCCCTATACCAAGCGATGCATACAGAATGGCAAAGACACTATCCATTATAAGAGTGCTGTGGAAGTTGAAGAAGCACCAGGTCCCTGggtattgtgtgatattatgCCCTAATCCGAATATAGGTAGGCATCCTAGAACGATAGCCATAGACCAGATAATAAGAAGAGTCACCACCACGCGCCTCCGTGTGACGGTCGTGTTATATGAATATGGGAACCATACAGCCAGAAACCGATCAAAAGACATTGATGTTACGATACAAATTGTTGCGAACCCTGCAAATACCATCATGAATGCCAGGTAGTCACATACAGGTTGTCCCCCACGAAACTGGATGCTGTTGGCATACACCAACAGAACAACAGGGGCAGTGGCTAAAATACCAACAAGGTCAGTTATAGTCAGTGCCAGCACGAGGCAGTAAAATGTCTTCCATTTATGCGTTTTGGAGGACCGAAAGAGAATCAAAATGGCGATAATGTTCCCTAGTGTACCGATACCTGCTGTTATACAGGATGGTACAGGTGTCACATTCTTGGGAAACTGTTTGAATTCTGGTATAGAACCATTCACGTTCATATCTCTAGTTTTCAAATAAATGGCATCGTATGCAACGGTCGTACTGTTATTAATAAAACCCATTGTGCCTAGTGAAGTCATCATTTATCCTGTCGCACCGTTATAAACAAGCGATTGTACCACAGCAGTATGTGCACTACGTCGTTTACACAGACTCCTAATATATGACTATCCAAGCGTCTCTGGTTACGAAGGAGAAGCAAGTCTCATTCAGGGAATACGTCAACGATATCCACTACACGTAGAAATAATCGTTCCAAAAAGTTTGATAATCAAAAACGGAACCAACAAGCTAGCCGTATTGCTATTCCATATCACACTGTGACAAAGCGTGGGTTTTTACATACCCCGATgttacaacaacaaaacatagCACAAAGCACACAGCTGACGAGAATTTTGACTAGTACTCCACGAATGACAGAAAATTCAATGTTTATCAGATGTATAGGTGTAGTTGTATCAGGCGTCTAAAACACAGAGACACAGCTCCTGGTTAATTGGACTGATGGTCCGATGTTGATTGATTTTCTAGAATAAGCATGTCGACAAACCGTcgatgatataaatatatgataaagaatCTGTGTAAAACTCCGCCTACAGAACAGTTGACGAATTTGGACAGGTAGGCAGGTTCCTGCCATTCTACCAAGCACTCCTCTGTTAAATGTATGAGCCACAGTGTTATAGGTGTGGAGCGGCGCTGTTAACATCAATCTATATTATCACATGTGAGTAGTCGCCAGCAAGTGTGTACGGTACTACGTGGAGAGATGGCCTCCTGTCGATAAACAGAGGAATACTAGTGTTTGGTACCATTTCTTCAAAACTGTCAGACGACTTGACAAGATTGAGGAAGGTTTGTAGCTGATACCTAAACTCGTATGGTATTTATGACTTGTCGAGATAATTGAGGAAGGTTTGTAGCTGATACCTAAACTCGTATGGTAGTTATGACTTGTCAGGATAATTGAGGAATGTTTCTGGCTGATACATAAACTCGAATGGTAGTTATGACTTGTCGAGATAATTGAGGAAGGTTTGTAGCTGATACATAAACTCGTATGGTAGTCTCCCTTTATCAAGTATATCATGTTAACATAGATTTGTGCTAAAAGTGCAAATgcaattaaatatacaaatgaatagatacatgtatgacCCGACAAACATTTGCATTAATTACACCAGATCCCGACGAATTATGGAATAGATAGTGAAAGCTGAAACGCACTACTGTTTTTCATAGTTTCCCCAATAGCAGTTTGATCAGAACTTGGTTGATAATAACGGAATCACCAACCATAGGACCCGTCTAATTTAGAATcaaattacacaataaaatactTCCCACACGATCatggtgttagctatacatgtacatcttcaAGTTGTCTTCATCAAGCAGCATCTCTGGAAGGCATGTGTTAGTGTTTTGTTAGCATTGGACAACAACTGTACAGCTGGAATCATGATGTTGCGATTAGTCCTTTGGATATCGAGTCCACTGTGACATAAAACACCATAGGTTGGGGAATCCGTAATGCTACTATgcagaaatgaaaattttacctCGGGGAAATCGAATCATCACGCTTAAAGATAAGCTGTCCATAGGGACAGTGCAGGGTCCTCGATTAAAATGTGATCaacatattatatttacatttccactgtgtgttctctatatgaaGGTACTAACAAAATTAGCGTTCATTCCTAGGTTAACAATTAACCtgccgcgtatgaatacatacagtacattgttgacGGTGCCACGTAGAATGCAGAAGTGTGAATATAAAATCGCGTTtgattacacatgaaataatgttttatcaactttaaaacttgttaataattgtaaaattgaagataacatttcaatatttttctttcatgatgattaaaataatgaatttgtgtggaactatattttgtgtacttgtgtACCTGATtacctttcccgccaaattggaaCTATCTGTTACGCTGTTACAtcgatcattcagctgtttcgtcactacgtataacgaacgtagaatactgtttcttatgatttttttcaaagattacgtggaaaaatagttttgaattgtaaatataagaaataattgttattttttggtgttcactggtgtatgaaaGGCATTTTTTGACGcgcgtcatttaaaatatctgtcaaaaaatgccgttTATACACCattgaacaacaaaaaataacaattatttcttaagtgTTTCCTATATCCACTATAAGGTTATTTAAAGGACAATGTCCACAAATCTAAGATAATTGGTAATAAAGATAAGATAACATCGGTGCGACAGAAGTCCACCAAGAGAGGATTATAGTTCGGTTAAGGTgcattttataacattttatcttgAAAATATCTATTGATATCGCATAGATAGGTTATTTTatctaaatatcaaaatacattatatttctgTTGACAAAGGTCTTTTTAAATTATACCGACCAGAAATCAAAATACATGTTAGTATATGAAGATCAATGTTGTCTGCAATGAAATCAAGGACGCGCATAAAACACACAATATTGAGGCGCAGAAATGTGTTAATTGTGAGGTGTGGACAATCACATGTAATggcagatttaaaaaaaatggagaaGTCTATGCAGGGTTTATATCAGTATTTAAGCAATGACCAGTTCCTtcaatgttgttatagtcgatatggcagcaaggTGTGTGGTGGGTAAATGCCATGAGAAACAACTTCCACCTCCATACTCAATGGCCGGGTCTACTCTAAAAGACGAAAGAATGGCTTTTTTGGTATTTGTTGACAACTTACTTGATACGACATGAACATACATTCTCCCAGTGTAATGAATTTCAACTAAGTTTGCATACAGCTTTCTGTATTCCTACatccactgggtgttatagaCGTATGGTGGAAACTGCCTCTCAACATTGTGTCCATGGTAAAATGCGGAaccaatgtaaatattgaacgTACATAATGCCGACCAAACATCCGTTAATAACACTTATGACGTCACCATATTGTCTCCGAACAAAACGCATCAGATAATGTGTCAATCATCCCTAAAGAGGAGAAACCGTTAATCAATATAATTCCTCGGATCTTACTATTAATTACAACCCAGCACGTTATAGAGAGGGTGATACTACTTGGATTATCCTATCATTATTATCTTGTGCCTTTCCCTGTTAAACTATATGAGTAACgcaaataaataagtaaataaatatgaaatatgttaCCTTGAATCATTATCGGTTCGTTAATAATGACTTGGCGGAAAGCAATTGTGAGTTTTACCTTAATTTCAATTAagacaatgaaaaaaaaaatgtatagtaATAATATCTATTCGAGTTATTTAATCGTGTCTTTGTCAATATGCAATTTAGAAAATAGAAATGCTAGTTGTCTTAATAGTAAGGATTTGACTATATGTACTCCCTATAATAGTTAGTTTCCTCATTTTCCAATTGtccattaatatatttttttatttttatttttttcactttttccCGTTCCACATATTTCTAACATTTTTTGTGATTAAGGCGGAATTGAACCCCCAGGGTTTTAATGATTTCATCTGTCCATTTGACATTCTCGAAATTATCTTCAATTCTGGTTTGATTTCCTAGTCTTAAAATGTGCTGAATGTTTCTAttatgtttaaagatttttggatGTCATGTTTTGATTTTAGAAATAATGTAGTATCGTCTGCTAGTTGGGATATTTTGTATGGACGttgttgattatttttaatatttaagtCCAATATAGTGTGCTCATTCCTAATTTGCGTAGCCATAATTTCTGCCACTACTACAAAGAGTAATGCTGATGCCGGACAGCCTTGTCGGATACCTCTAGATATCTTTATAGGTTCTGATATCCACCCGTTATTACTAATTAcacagtttattttgttatagAGTATTTTAATCCAAGTTATGCAATATTGATTAAAGCCAAATTTGGTGAGTGTTTGATAAGGAAATTCTAATTCAACAGTATCAAATGCTTTGGCAAAATCTAAGAATAATATTGCTCTATTTAGTTTATGTTTTTCTGTATAGTCAATAATGTCTTTTATCGGTCTTATGCTATAGCCAATATATCTTCCTTTTATGAATCCATTTTGATCTGAGTTTATTATTTTTGGAAGAACTGATTTTAATCTTTGTGCTAAGCATCTTGCTAGGATTTTATAGTCTATATTAAAAAGTGTTATTGGTCGCCAGTTTTTTTAAGTTTAATGTTTCTCCTTTTTTGTATAATAATGAAAGTATACCTTGTCTTTGTGATGCTGTAAGTTCCTTTTTCTTATAACTTTCGTTAAAGATTTTTATCAAGACTTTTTTAGGTGTGGCCAAAATTCGATGGTTAAGCCATCAAGACCTGGTGATTTGTTTAGTTTCATATGATCAATGGCATCCTTTATTTCTTATAATAATAAGTCCTTCAAATAATTGACTTTCTTCTGTCATTACTTTTttcaatatctatattttgaatGTAAGAAGATATTTCACTGGGGTCtgtattatttgttgtataGAGCTTTTCgtaatattgtttgattctTCTAAGTATCTCATCCTGTTTGGTGATCATTATTTCATCTTCATTGTAaaatttttgttattgattttttaatttgtcttctttcttttctaaggaaaggaaatattttgtattcttTTCTCCATTTTCTAGCCAATTGGCTCTTGATCTAACTTGTGCACCGTGTGCTTTTTTACTGTACAAGTTTTCTAGTTTAGTTTCTTGTTCGTTTATTATGTCTTTGTTTTCGTTGTATGGTTGTTCATATAgattttttaatacattttcaatATCCCTTATTTTACTTTTTGATGCTTTGgcattttttttactgaaagCTATTGATTCttcttttatttctatttgtATTAGCATcgattattttgttttcaattttcgTGTTGTATAATTTgatgatatttctaatttttaatatttgtattcTTCATTATTCAGGTGACTTTTATTGAATTTCCAGTAACCTGGTCCTCTCTCTGGATAAGAGTTATTCATGATTAGTGATACAGCTAACTGATTGGTAGACTTGAGCATGGCCGACGGACATCCGGTTTAACCAATGTTTTCTTACCCACAAATTAGCATGTCTCTCTATAAACacattctatattacatacaaacGAATGTTTTTCTTATCCATACATTAGCATGTCCCTATATAAACACAttctatatattacatacaaacgAATGTGTTCTTATCCACACATTAGCATGTCCCTATATAAACacattctatattacatacaaacGAATGTGTTCTTATCCACACATTAGCATGTCTCTCTATAAACACAttctatatattacatacaaacgAATGTGTTCTTATCCATACATTAGCACATTCgatattacatacatttgtacatacatatacgAGTGTTTTGGTATCCgcacataaacatatatagtaATGCCACTACACAAACAATCCAGAAAGAGGTGGCATTAATACACGTAAATCGCTCGCCCaatatgttgtcattatttAGTTGCATAGACGTCGACAGTACACCGTCAAAACTGCGTCCCATCTAATATACTACGCTGTCGGCGATGAACGTTATATATAGAAAGTTCGATAGAAAAAATGGGAGACAATGGGATGCTTAAATACTTAATCAACTTCTGAAATACTACGGATGGCAGTAATTATACCGAATTTATTCCAATACCAATATCTATCGCTGGTTATGATTACACCCATCAGATAATATTAATCACTTCATTACTATCATTCTCATTACTGTTAAATCGGGATTGAAGTCTTATGTGATAGTTTATATTGGATATTCCCGATATGACCAATCTTTAACACACTTTCGCTCTCATGTTATTTCACAAGTCAAGGACACATATTCCAACGATGGATTTgttaatatgaatatatttcttACTATATATCTCTTTGCTGAGTGTGATATTGATGTAAATCAACCGCATCATGTTGTCATACCAATGGGAACAAACTGTATCCTTCTCTTGTCAgacttgtttgtttacatatgaAACTGATGGAGGGGTGTATCAGAACAGATGTGTAAGTGTTTGTGCTTTaatataatgtgttattgtaatgatggtgtgttgtCTATAACACTAAAGATACTTCAGAACCAAAACCACGCGATCGAATGTTACTagttaaatttttaaaaaatgtattaaccGCACAAACTTTTAGAGACTGATCGTAAATGGGAGATGGGATGAGGAGACTATGAAAAACGGCGAGGAAGAAATTGTCGTATAGACAGTTTTTACATATTGTTCTTGATCCAATGAAATATATCAGTTATACAACCGAGGACAATAAACTACAAAAATTAAGTTGGAGTTACGTAAGAGTTAACTACGTCCTTAGAATTCCAATTTACATAATCTTTTATTGATTTCATTTGATAGCTCTTTGGTTTATTCTAGTTAACattcaaaacataacaaaagtAGTAACAAACTAGCGTCAATGCATATCGGGGTTAGGAATTGTCTATATAGAGCAACAATTCTAGCGATAATTATCAACTCATTCATTTAATGTTCCTACAAGCATACGGGGTTCCAAAGAGGAGAGGCAATTTTGTGTACTGGTTCATTAACACTCGGTAACACGGTGTCAAAGTTGAGCGTTGATTGGTCAACTCACCTGTACATAAACACCAGTAACAGAACGCAGAACGCAATCAGACTTTCCAAAAACCGTCAGAATATCATTTTTACCTGTTTGAAAACAGGTGAAACATATAGGCATCAGGTCATTTGGAAGAGTGGTATAGTATGAGGATTACACAGAGATGAATTAATTATGCAATCATTGTTAATCAGCCCAGGTTGACAGATAttataagactctatcatatgtggtcatgtaggatagggatattccacccgaggggtcgcaaaatgtggtaaaacccgaggctccgccgagggttttaccacattttgtgacccagagggtgaaatatccctatcctacatgaaccacatatgattgagtatttttctctcattccccaacctaaaatatgcaaaaataggcacaatctgtcgatagctttctcagatagacgccattttttctcaatccaaactttttttctactgcatataataaaaaaaagaacagcgccaatcTATTTACCATACCTCATATATGCAAACCAcgtttgctgttctaaaaacgaaggcaaccattcatttccacagtctaacgttgtttcagcagccctgtcattgcaagcgaagccaaatcacttgatgtcggccaagctagtgtgtcctttcgcgtgaaaatatagtgccatgttttattaataaaaaacaataaaagaacgtgtttttttacataatttatatcatacaaatttCGCATTAGATCTGGCCTAGCACATGGAGCAGACgatgtgtttacaaatctatagatagatctactttcggttcggcgacctacttttgtatcattgcgcgcgcgtggctatcctacaccggaagcgaggtaatacacacacagcaagcatgggtgtatttacctggacagaccagtatgataccggtagggatgagagaaatacagatatattgtacaggtaacgGTAGAGTATACCACAGAAGCTGTCTAGTCCATGGTATACTACACTTGGTATATGTTTTCTATCAGGTTctgaatatattttgttgaaacTAAATAAAACTGTCGGAGATTATGAGTGACAATGGACAACACAAGAATGCGATGGGATATGTCTCTTTTAACGACAAATGCGGGAGAAAAGGTTTACTTTGATGTCCGTAATCAATGGAAATCACTAGATTACAAGCGTATATGTCCATTCGGAATTTGTGACCCGTAAATCAAATTGATACATCACTTGCAGGACTAGGCAGTTAGCAATGGTTTaatctttatttcaattttgcattaatgacaAATAGTTCGCGTCCATCCAGACTACGGAAATAAAACCCTGTCCACATAACTTTCAGGTTTCCTCCGTTTAGGGACTTCACATATACACGTAGTGTGTTCAGATAGCCTATCGAATGgttaatttgataaatacattcaTCAGAGTTGATGTGTATTGATTCCGTTTAGTGACCAGGTAAATGGCACAATCAGCATTCTAAGAGGTGGTCATCCAGTTCAATACTCTGGACGTGCAAATGGAAGTAGGTCACCAGCTATGTTTCTCCGCTTTTAGTAGCAAGGATTTCCATAAGCTACAGAAAATAAACAACCTCCTCCTGATCAGTTGATTTGATGTGATTAGTATCTGTTCTTGGATTGGTATACAATTTGTAAGTTAAACGGCAGGGTCGTGGAATCCAATTACTTGTATCCTATTCCATGCATTGATACGTGTATTTCAGGCGGATGTCTCAGAGTTCAACAGTCCGTTTGGCCATTATTGCAACAATTAACTTCTGATGTGAAATTATTCTATAAAGACATCAAAACAAACCATCCTCTTCGCTGTACAAGCCATTGACCGTAGACTGGTGGAGAATCGTGATCTGATGGCGTTGTTGTAGACGTCCACGTCCTACGGAGTGACGTTTTGAGCGTTTTTACTCATCACCCGACAAAATATGATACAACGCCCATATGATAAGGATAATAACATATCGATAACTAGTATGATACGATCTATAAGAGTTAATATACTGGCAAGATATAAACGAACTAACCGGAGAGACATCTTACTGTCAACTGTATTTCCTTTCTCCTAAAGAGTCCTATATATCCTTTTACAATGTTTCAATGTGTATAACTTAAAATTAAAGGATGGCACTATAATCCTTTTATTATGTATACCATTTTTGCGGTCAATTTACGTTTATTTGTGtctacaaaatgtttattattaGTATATCATACTTTACCCATTTACACTTGTCTTCTAACGTAGGATATTCATTGCGTTTGATATTAATTCTAAATTATGCACAAACTCTCCATTTGTCAATATTGTAATAACCAAAATGCAGCATGTACTTTTAAACCATGATGTCGCATGGTATGGTTGAGACATGTTTTATGATTCAATGTCAAAAGCTATCGGCCACCTGTCCGACCACATAGTTTTCTCCAGGTTGTCCCAGCACCCCTCGATAAGACACATCGCACGGTTTCATTCCGGACAACAAGATTGATTGATCAACTTGTCTCGTAATTATTTTAAACACATGTAATTAAAATCTACACACACCTTTGTTTATCTAgctgtacattgtatgttacggtaattacctgtatgttaatgtatcAGCTCGAACACTAACCACATACAGCTGTACATGTTTTGCCGAGTGCAATAAGGACGACAGTGGACATTTTTCTTATCATTAGTCTTAATATTTTACCTAATTGGAGTTACCATAATTAATCACAttacaatttgtatttataaactttatttatacaacaattgcgaaaatagttatatcatttatagtaatcacgcttgttggcccggatggaacCGCGCGATAAGACTTAGTGTGGGAGGAAACGGGGTTCCCGGGGAAAACCCGGGTGGTCGGGCCTATTTGCTCTGCATTGACaatatataaccttaccaaacAAAATAGAAAGCTATCAGACCATAATTCACATCTGTGTAGTGATATGCAGAACAATGTTCGTGTCGTTGTTTTGTTTACGTCACTATGCAAAGCGTATGTATTTGACGTCACAGATATTCGAGCTACCGGATTAAAAACAAAAGCGATTGATCAATGTAACTGGTAATAATttatgtagttatgttacataAAAGGTAAATATGCTCACGGTGAAATTTATTGGCGAAcatgttgaaataaattgatgattttatGATTACTCCCACAAACGATATTTTTTGCTAGGAACGTTAGCGTCTACTCGTGGCATCACAAGAACATGTCCCATTGGCAGCCCGGGATGACTTTGGAATGTGATGACACTGTTACAGGTGTAGTATATAAGAATATATGTATTCTAAAACTgaaatataagtataatattGATGCCTTCTTTTGAAAGTTATTGTGCTATAATTCTTATAGGATGGCAGAC from the Pecten maximus chromosome 4, xPecMax1.1, whole genome shotgun sequence genome contains:
- the LOC117325029 gene encoding prostaglandin E2 receptor EP4 subtype-like — its product is MMTSLGTMGFINNSTTVAYDAIYLKTRDMNVNGSIPEFKQFPKNVTPVPSCITAGIGTLGNIIAILILFRSSKTHKWKTFYCLVLALTITDLVGILATAPVVLLVYANSIQFRGGQPVCDYLAFMMVFAGFATICIVTSMSFDRFLAVWFPYSYNTTVTRRRVVVTLLIIWSMAIVLGCLPIFGLGHNITQYPGTWCFFNFHSTLIMDSVFAILYASLGIGIITFTAVMNVLVSVKLKQQKRRYSCVIKVSCSHQDQNPTRCLRSNVAQMIFLVSVTLVFAVCWLPLMIQVLLKQSQRSSGPNWVDLLTVRLATINQILNPWIYIILRKESLSYLSTKWKLCKIPCTRAPDNNNETDLQTSVTSRKHNTCTVIDRIDFKISA